In a genomic window of Candidatus Desulfatibia profunda:
- a CDS encoding DUF2062 domain-containing protein: MNTNQNNLNPKPSGSGQRKNTIRQFMERAKKLQGDPHYVAMGMAIGVFVSITPTIPFHTVIAVVLAFVLRGSKPAAVIGVWFSNPVTIPVFYLASYKAGMFLLGKSVPFDAKYESISELLKLGLDVTAAMIAGGAVLGILPGVAAYFITRKIIAKIRSRKMHEISQDTPCSS; this comes from the coding sequence ATGAATACGAACCAAAACAACCTGAACCCGAAACCATCAGGCTCCGGGCAACGCAAGAATACTATCCGGCAATTCATGGAGCGCGCCAAAAAGCTGCAGGGAGATCCCCATTACGTCGCCATGGGCATGGCCATCGGAGTTTTTGTAAGCATCACGCCTACAATTCCCTTTCATACGGTCATCGCTGTCGTCCTGGCGTTTGTCTTGAGAGGCAGCAAACCTGCCGCCGTTATCGGCGTTTGGTTTTCAAATCCGGTCACCATACCCGTTTTCTACCTGGCAAGCTACAAGGCCGGAATGTTTTTGCTCGGCAAATCAGTACCTTTTGACGCAAAATACGAGTCGATATCCGAGTTGTTGAAATTGGGGCTGGATGTTACCGCTGCCATGATCGCCGGCGGTGCGGTACTTGGCATTCTGCCGGGTGTTGCAGCTTATTTTATAACCCGCAAAATAATTGCGAAAATCCGTTCAAGAAAAATGCATGAAATCTCCCAGGACACTCCTTGCAGCTCATAA
- the rsmA gene encoding ribosomal RNA small subunit methyltransferase A, translating into MKSPRTLLAAHNLRAKKQLGQNFLADPSAAAMIVSRSRILPEDVVLEIGAGLGALTIPVAQIAEKVYAVDKDRNILDILKTELSANNLTNVVLMEKNILNVDIQALAETVGRKIIVMGNLPYNISSQILVRLITSRIVVSRAVLMFQKELAQRIRALPGCKEYGRLTVMLRYCSDIKKLADVKASLFFPKPKVDSEVLEIEFKTLTEHSAIDEAFLFRVVKAGFGNRRKTLRNALAASELKIDSKTAAQLLKCSNIDPVRRAETLSVEEFVRLSNTLFKLKTDNFH; encoded by the coding sequence ATGAAATCTCCCAGGACACTCCTTGCAGCTCATAATTTACGGGCCAAGAAACAGTTGGGTCAGAATTTTTTAGCGGATCCGTCTGCTGCTGCAATGATTGTAAGCCGCAGCAGAATCTTACCCGAGGATGTCGTTTTGGAAATCGGGGCCGGCCTCGGTGCCCTTACAATCCCGGTGGCGCAGATTGCCGAAAAGGTCTACGCCGTTGATAAAGATCGTAATATTTTAGATATCTTAAAAACGGAGCTGTCGGCAAATAACCTTACAAACGTTGTTTTAATGGAAAAAAACATATTGAATGTCGACATTCAGGCCCTGGCGGAGACCGTCGGTCGCAAAATCATCGTCATGGGGAACCTGCCCTACAACATTTCTTCTCAAATCCTTGTTCGACTTATAACATCCAGAATCGTGGTAAGCCGAGCTGTTCTTATGTTTCAGAAAGAACTGGCCCAGCGCATCAGGGCCCTGCCCGGCTGCAAGGAATATGGTCGACTTACGGTTATGCTGCGGTACTGCAGCGACATAAAAAAACTTGCCGATGTAAAGGCATCGCTTTTTTTTCCTAAACCCAAAGTCGATTCCGAGGTTCTTGAGATCGAGTTTAAAACGCTGACGGAGCATTCGGCAATTGATGAGGCGTTCCTTTTCAGGGTTGTCAAAGCCGGTTTCGGAAACAGAAGAAAAACGCTTAGAAACGCGCTTGCCGCCAGCGAACTAAAAATTGATTCAAAAACAGCCGCTCAATTGCTAAAATGTTCGAATATCGATCCTGTCCGGCGAGCCGAAACCCTGAGTGTAGAAGAGTTTGTCAGGTTGAGCAATACTCTGTTCAAGTTAAAAACAGATAACTTTCATTAA